CTTCCATGGTGATGTACTTTGCTCCATCCTCGTCCTTGAGGTTTTCTGAGAGATCCTCCATTACGCGTTCGACGTCTCCTCCCAGAAGGAAATCTGACTCCCAGATATAGTCCTCAATGTTAATATCCAGCTTGAGCAGAGATTCCCTGATGTTATGAAGCATTATCGAGGCAATTTCCCTTATCTTCATTATAATGGATCTGTTTCCACTTTCATATTCAGACACCAGCTTGTTCACTTCTTTCGCGATTTCTGTGTCTTTCTCCATGTCCCTGTAGATATCCTGGTATCCTTTCAACAATGATTCTGGCGTCGCTATTTTGTTTCCATTTCTCAGGTAAGCATCATAGAGTGTGATCACCTGCTTTCCAGAATCGTTAATGTAATATTGGGTTGAAACCCTGTAACCGTACCGCTTGAGGAGCCTTGCAAGTGAGTCACCTATTATGGGGTTTCTCACCCTTCCAACGTGAAGGGGCCCTGTAGGGTTTGCGCTGGTATGTTCAACAAGTATTCTCTCCGGGTCCTGGAATGTGTCTGGATATTGACCGGTTCTTTCAATACTCTCTTGTATGGCTAAGAACATGCTTTCCGTACGCACCATGAAGTTGATATACTGTCCGGAAAGATCAATGCTTTCTATGTAATACTCTCGCTGAAGGGCCTCTTTCAACGTACCGTATATTTCCTCTGGCGTGGTCTTCCTGTCCTTTACGATCCTGAAAAGCCTGAGCGTGAAATCCCCATGTCCACTATTATCCAGCAGGAGGTCTTTTTCATTCATGCCTGGTAACAGGGAAGTAAGTGACTTGTGAAGCTTTGATTTAAAGTCTTCAAATAATAACACAGGCAATGATTAACGGTTTCTATAAAGCTTTTTTGACCTGCCCGTCAGTAGCGCCCTCTATCCCCACTTCTCGCAAATCTCTGATAAACCCGGGATAGCTCTTGTTGATGACACCAAGGTCATGAAAAAGGGTACGACCATTTGCGGCGACAGCCGCAATGATTGCACTCATTAACATCCGGTGATCAGAACCTGTATATTCCTGTGGTGTTTTCAGGCTCCCTCTAGCTATTGACAATGATCCGGAGAGTGACGTTACGCTGGCGCCAAAGAGCTCTCCCATCTTTGCAATTCCAGATAGTCTGTCCGATTCCTTTGTCCTCAGGCGATCAGGATTCAGGATGGAAATACCATTGGAAGAGAATATACCAATCACGCCTGCAGGAGGGCAGCTATCAGGTACT
The genomic region above belongs to Thermoplasmataceae archaeon and contains:
- the argS gene encoding arginine--tRNA ligase; this translates as MLLFEDFKSKLHKSLTSLLPGMNEKDLLLDNSGHGDFTLRLFRIVKDRKTTPEEIYGTLKEALQREYYIESIDLSGQYINFMVRTESMFLAIQESIERTGQYPDTFQDPERILVEHTSANPTGPLHVGRVRNPIIGDSLARLLKRYGYRVSTQYYINDSGKQVITLYDAYLRNGNKIATPESLLKGYQDIYRDMEKDTEIAKEVNKLVSEYESGNRSIIMKIREIASIMLHNIRESLLKLDINIEDYIWESDFLLGGDVERVMEDLSENLKDEDGAKYITMEDGTKVFLKRKDGTSLYFARDVAYHMFKALNFDRFIDVLGEDHKNHGEHLTYVLKNLMGLKQQIDFVYYGFISLDTGKMSTRKGNVVSAWDLIARTEEEALSIVREKRTDLPEEKLRTIAESVARSSIRFNIIRVNPSKAMVFRWSEALNFEGDSAPYIMYSHTRASSILAKTNKVDVSDLHFSNDAEKTLVHRLYLYPYVLEEAAKTLRPDTLSNYLLGLVKAFNDFYTQCPVLNSPTEDRNRRISLVKGFRTILDDACKIIGISNVDEM